In one window of Qipengyuania profundimaris DNA:
- a CDS encoding DUF3616 domain-containing protein encodes MTLKPQAFTRSDDLPTPREPVGHIKLLFDGDAEDNAHPIHDISACAFAGDVLFVAGDEAHGVERLTPGKYGWFENHTRYPLKDFIELKDPEEEIDIEGLAIHDDWLWVTGSHSRTRHDPRDDGAEPDCIDLEKFADLKDTRPRCVLARIPLLYDEDGHAVPIRQHGDRKAGLVAQKNDHGSKLGRYLAKDPLIGPSMRMAAKEGGLDIEGIAACGPTRLALGLRGPVIQTFAVLLEPQIEPKDSGKLHLPSKPHQRLVDLGGLGMRDLLADGDDLLILAGPTQDLDGRCAIYRWTNWANEAPENEDTVRLHRPERLFDLPVKLHADHPEGIEFMIDEDGVRRLVVFYDSPNPDRLDLDNGTILADLFAIEE; translated from the coding sequence ATGACCTTGAAACCGCAAGCCTTCACCCGCTCCGACGATCTGCCGACCCCGCGCGAACCGGTCGGCCATATCAAGCTGCTGTTCGACGGCGACGCTGAGGACAACGCGCATCCGATCCACGACATCTCCGCCTGCGCCTTTGCGGGCGATGTGCTGTTCGTGGCGGGTGACGAGGCGCACGGCGTGGAGCGCCTGACACCCGGCAAGTACGGCTGGTTCGAGAACCACACCCGCTACCCGTTGAAGGACTTCATCGAGCTCAAGGACCCCGAGGAAGAGATCGATATCGAAGGACTGGCGATCCACGACGACTGGCTTTGGGTCACCGGCAGCCATTCGCGCACCCGCCACGATCCGCGCGACGACGGTGCGGAGCCCGATTGCATCGATCTCGAGAAATTCGCCGATCTCAAGGATACCCGCCCTCGCTGCGTGCTGGCCCGCATTCCGCTGCTCTATGACGAGGATGGCCATGCGGTGCCGATCAGGCAGCATGGCGATCGGAAGGCGGGGCTTGTGGCGCAGAAGAACGACCACGGCAGCAAGCTGGGGCGCTATCTTGCCAAGGATCCGCTGATCGGCCCGTCGATGCGAATGGCGGCGAAGGAAGGCGGGCTGGACATCGAGGGCATCGCGGCCTGTGGCCCGACGCGCTTGGCGCTCGGCTTGCGCGGCCCGGTCATCCAGACGTTCGCCGTCCTGCTCGAGCCCCAGATCGAACCGAAGGACTCCGGCAAGCTACACCTGCCCAGCAAACCGCACCAGCGGCTGGTCGATCTCGGCGGGCTCGGCATGCGCGACCTGCTGGCGGATGGGGACGACCTGCTGATCCTGGCCGGGCCGACGCAGGACCTCGACGGCCGCTGTGCGATCTACCGATGGACCAACTGGGCCAATGAAGCGCCCGAGAACGAAGACACCGTTCGCCTCCACCGGCCCGAGCGATTGTTCGACCTGCCGGTGAAACTGCATGCCGACCATCCCGAAGGCATCGAGTTCATGATCGATGAGGATGGCGTGCGGCGGCTGGTCGTCTTCTACGACAGCCCCAATCCGGACCGGCTGGATTTGGACAACGGCACGATCCTCGCGGACCTGTTCGCGATCGAGGAGTAG
- a CDS encoding class II aldolase/adducin family protein translates to MATVLETKSANDDSHIRGSVSEEEWAVRVDLAAAYRLVALYGWDDLIFTHLSARVPGPEHHFLINPYDMMFEEITASSLVKIDTEGQPVIETSHPVNPAGFTIHSALHMNCEDAHAVMHLHTPDGQAVSAMSEGLMEHTQTGMIARHDIAYHEYEGIATDLEERERLVEDMGDKHAMILRNHGTLAIGKTVAQCFLRLYFIERACTAQVRMLSAGRENLNNPPQGTPQKVESQTPAAGMGMVADGLAWPALLRKLDRIDPSFRD, encoded by the coding sequence ATGGCCACCGTACTCGAAACCAAATCCGCCAATGACGACAGCCACATCCGCGGCTCGGTCAGCGAAGAGGAATGGGCGGTCCGCGTCGATCTCGCGGCGGCCTATCGGCTGGTGGCGCTCTATGGCTGGGACGATCTCATCTTCACCCACCTCTCTGCCCGCGTGCCTGGGCCGGAGCATCACTTCTTGATCAACCCCTACGACATGATGTTCGAGGAGATTACCGCTTCCAGCCTCGTCAAGATCGACACCGAGGGCCAGCCGGTGATCGAGACCTCGCATCCGGTCAATCCGGCGGGCTTCACGATCCACTCCGCGCTGCACATGAATTGCGAGGATGCGCATGCCGTGATGCACCTCCACACGCCCGACGGACAGGCAGTGAGCGCGATGTCCGAAGGCCTGATGGAGCACACGCAGACCGGCATGATCGCGCGCCACGACATCGCTTATCACGAGTACGAAGGCATCGCGACCGATCTCGAAGAGCGCGAGCGTCTGGTCGAGGACATGGGCGACAAGCACGCCATGATCCTGCGCAACCACGGCACGCTGGCGATCGGCAAGACGGTGGCCCAGTGCTTTCTGCGCCTCTATTTTATCGAGCGCGCCTGCACCGCGCAGGTCCGCATGCTGAGCGCGGGCCGCGAGAACCTCAACAATCCGCCGCAGGGCACACCGCAAAAGGTGGAGAGCCAGACGCCTGCTGCCGGCATGGGAATGGTCGCAGACGGGCTCGCCTGGCCCGCATTGCTCCGTAAGCTCGACCGGATCGATCCGAGTTTCCGGGATTGA
- the accC gene encoding acetyl-CoA carboxylase biotin carboxylase subunit encodes MSDIKRILIANRGEIALRIHRAAHEMGIETVAVHSTADADAMHVRLADHAICIGPPSATDSYLNIANIISAAEIAEADAIHPGYGFLSENAKFAEIVEAHDIKWIGPKPEHIRTMGDKVAAKKSAGDLGLPLVPGSAGAVSDIAEAREIAEEIGYPVIIKAASGGGGRGMKVCEREDQLETLMQQAGSEAKAAFGDATVYIEKYLGNPRHIEFQVFGDGEGNAIHLGERDCSLQRRHQKVLEEAPSPVITHEERMRMGEVCSKAMRDMAYRGAGTIEFLWENGEFYFIEMNTRLQVEHPVTEAITGVDLVREQIRIAAGKSLSVTQDEIEFKGHAIECRINAEDPFTFAPSPGKVTHYHPAGGMHVRVDSGLYAGYSIPPYYDSMIAKLIVYGRDRDRCMMRLKRALEEMVVEGVKTNIPLHQELLLQEDVRTGDYTIKWLEDWLKERED; translated from the coding sequence GTGTCCGATATCAAACGTATTCTGATCGCCAATCGCGGCGAAATCGCGCTGCGCATCCACCGCGCAGCGCATGAAATGGGCATCGAGACAGTCGCGGTGCACTCCACCGCCGATGCCGATGCCATGCACGTCCGCCTTGCCGACCATGCGATCTGCATCGGCCCGCCGAGCGCGACCGACAGCTATCTCAACATCGCAAACATCATCTCGGCCGCGGAAATCGCCGAGGCGGATGCGATCCACCCGGGCTACGGCTTCCTCTCCGAAAACGCCAAGTTCGCCGAGATCGTCGAGGCACACGACATCAAGTGGATCGGCCCTAAGCCCGAACACATCCGCACCATGGGCGACAAGGTCGCAGCCAAGAAAAGCGCAGGCGACCTCGGCCTGCCGCTGGTGCCAGGCTCTGCAGGCGCGGTCTCCGACATCGCCGAGGCGCGCGAGATCGCCGAGGAGATAGGCTATCCCGTCATCATCAAGGCCGCCAGCGGCGGCGGCGGGCGCGGGATGAAGGTCTGCGAGAGAGAGGACCAGCTCGAAACGCTGATGCAGCAGGCCGGCAGCGAGGCGAAAGCCGCCTTTGGCGATGCGACCGTCTATATCGAGAAGTACCTCGGCAATCCGCGCCACATCGAATTCCAGGTGTTCGGCGACGGCGAAGGCAATGCGATCCACCTGGGCGAGCGCGACTGCTCGCTCCAGCGGCGGCACCAGAAGGTGCTGGAGGAAGCGCCCTCCCCCGTCATCACTCATGAAGAGCGCATGCGCATGGGCGAGGTCTGCTCTAAAGCGATGCGCGACATGGCCTATCGCGGCGCGGGCACGATCGAGTTCCTGTGGGAAAACGGCGAGTTCTATTTTATCGAAATGAACACCCGCCTGCAGGTGGAGCACCCCGTCACCGAGGCGATCACCGGCGTCGACCTGGTGCGCGAACAGATTCGCATCGCGGCGGGCAAGTCCCTGTCGGTCACGCAGGACGAGATCGAGTTCAAGGGCCACGCGATCGAGTGCCGCATCAATGCGGAAGACCCATTCACCTTCGCGCCCAGCCCCGGCAAGGTCACGCATTACCACCCCGCCGGCGGCATGCATGTGCGCGTCGATAGCGGGCTCTATGCCGGCTATTCGATCCCGCCCTATTATGACAGCATGATCGCCAAGCTGATCGTCTACGGCCGCGACCGCGACCGCTGCATGATGCGCCTCAAGCGCGCGCTGGAAGAAATGGTGGTCGAGGGCGTGAAAACAAACATCCCGCTGCATCAGGAGTTGCTGCTGCAGGAAGACGTCCGGACCGGCGATTACACGATCAAGTGGCTCGAGGACTGGCTGAAGGAGCGCGAGGACTGA
- the accB gene encoding acetyl-CoA carboxylase biotin carboxyl carrier protein, with protein MADHKGSAGKSGMNIDIAMVRELAEMLADTGLTEIEVEDGDRMIRVSRGGGVAMAPAQVAAAAAAPAAAPAPAAAAPTPEAAPAADHAGAIKSPMVGTVYLAPEPGASDFVKVGDSVKEGQTLVIVEAMKVMNPITADKAGTVKAILVENAQPVEFDQPLVVIG; from the coding sequence ATGGCCGATCACAAGGGCAGCGCCGGCAAGTCCGGTATGAACATCGATATCGCAATGGTCCGCGAACTGGCGGAAATGCTGGCCGATACCGGCCTCACCGAAATCGAGGTCGAAGACGGCGACCGCATGATCCGCGTCTCGCGCGGCGGCGGCGTGGCGATGGCCCCGGCGCAGGTGGCCGCTGCGGCAGCGGCTCCCGCAGCCGCTCCGGCCCCCGCAGCTGCCGCTCCCACGCCCGAAGCGGCACCCGCTGCGGACCATGCCGGTGCGATCAAGTCTCCGATGGTCGGCACCGTCTATCTCGCGCCCGAGCCGGGAGCATCGGACTTCGTCAAGGTCGGCGACAGCGTGAAGGAAGGCCAGACCCTCGTCATCGTCGAGGCGATGAAGGTGATGAACCCGATCACTGCCGACAAGGCCGGCACGGTCAAGGCGATCCTCGTCGAGAACGCCCAGCCGGTCGAGTTCGACCAGCCGCTCGTCGTCATCGGCTGA
- a CDS encoding type II 3-dehydroquinate dehydratase, translated as MTATVFVLNGPNLNLLGTREPEIYGSDTLDDIARMLEAKAQELGLAIDMRQTNHEGVLVDWLHEAREVGAKAVLLNAGAYTHTSIALLDAIKAIGVPVIEVHLSDPAKREEFRHISYVGMGAVDEVKGLGPRGYAVALEKAAAL; from the coding sequence ATGACCGCCACCGTCTTCGTCCTCAACGGCCCCAACCTCAACCTGCTCGGCACGCGCGAGCCGGAGATTTACGGCTCCGACACGCTCGACGATATCGCCCGCATGCTCGAGGCCAAGGCGCAGGAACTTGGCCTCGCCATCGACATGCGGCAGACCAATCACGAGGGCGTCCTGGTCGACTGGCTGCACGAGGCGCGCGAGGTCGGGGCGAAGGCGGTGCTGCTCAATGCGGGGGCCTATACCCACACTTCCATCGCGCTGCTCGACGCGATCAAGGCGATCGGCGTGCCGGTAATCGAGGTGCATCTGTCCGACCCCGCGAAACGCGAGGAATTCCGCCACATATCCTATGTCGGCATGGGCGCGGTGGACGAGGTCAAGGGCCTGGGCCCGCGCGGCTATGCCGTAGCGTTGGAGAAGGCCGCGGCGCTCTAA
- a CDS encoding holin family protein, with product MPLIDSLIGPIASIIDKVIPDKEARAKAKLELIALEGTQELKAIEARLSAIVAEAQSADPWTSRARPSFLYVMYALILFSVPMGVIAAFDAQAAHNIGTGMTRYLAALPDALYALFGTGYLGYTAARQWGKVKGSDQ from the coding sequence ATGCCCCTCATCGATTCGCTCATCGGCCCCATCGCCTCGATCATCGACAAGGTGATCCCGGACAAGGAAGCGCGCGCCAAGGCCAAGCTCGAACTCATCGCGCTGGAGGGTACGCAGGAACTGAAGGCCATCGAAGCGCGCCTCTCCGCCATTGTCGCCGAGGCGCAAAGCGCCGATCCCTGGACCAGCCGCGCACGGCCCAGCTTCCTCTATGTGATGTATGCTCTGATCCTGTTCAGCGTGCCGATGGGCGTGATCGCCGCCTTCGACGCGCAAGCCGCGCACAACATCGGTACCGGCATGACCCGCTACCTCGCCGCGCTGCCGGATGCGCTCTATGCGCTATTTGGCACGGGCTATCTCGGGTACACGGCGGCGCGTCAGTGGGGGAAGGTGAAGGGTTCGGATCAGTAG
- a CDS encoding proprotein convertase P-domain-containing protein, with translation MSINATINCQLQMFGASLLERVRGVAGYCIALLVLGLAMMLNATPAAAQASSTFSNTTNGAINSTTVCTNPLVRNFTVSSTGTVADINIGILATHTWRGDLQFTLQSPTGTRVRMTNGDTNNVSGDNFNVLLDDAATQVVNSDSATGNHSTSAPPYQNTFRPRAALSAFNGQSAAGTWRLEICDLFPTADNGTFVRSDLYLTLARQAGVAPALTCPNQTIVFDWDAVTWTAGSTSNTYALGTLGNIGFNLTTDGAWLNNATFGGQSPVRQNGFTGGLSPSQFSLGQVADQPSRAGRAVTTITLPAIMRGAQFTIFDVDSNPGQFADLVTVEGRYQGANVTPTLTNGSANYVIGNSAYGDGASDNDSSFGNVVVTFSQPIDRIIISYGNHAAAPVDPGQQGIALHDITFCRPDTTIALSKTSRVIDDMIPVGSTEFNVPGALIEYCLLASNTGDTAASNVLMTDAIPPETSFVSGSIRSGTGCANATTVEDDDGAGADESDPRGAQFVSGEVRATTSSLAAGASVAFTFQVIVD, from the coding sequence ATGAGCATAAACGCGACGATCAATTGCCAGCTACAGATGTTCGGCGCTTCACTGCTGGAGCGGGTGCGCGGCGTGGCCGGATACTGCATTGCACTGCTGGTTCTTGGCCTCGCGATGATGCTGAACGCTACACCGGCGGCGGCTCAGGCATCTTCGACTTTCTCCAATACAACGAACGGTGCAATCAACAGTACGACCGTCTGCACCAATCCTCTCGTTCGCAACTTCACCGTGTCGTCGACGGGAACGGTGGCCGACATCAATATCGGCATTCTCGCCACACATACCTGGCGCGGCGACCTGCAGTTCACCCTGCAATCCCCAACCGGGACGCGCGTCCGCATGACAAACGGCGATACGAACAACGTTAGTGGCGACAACTTCAATGTCCTGCTCGACGATGCGGCGACGCAGGTGGTCAACAGCGACAGCGCGACAGGCAACCATTCAACCTCCGCCCCGCCTTACCAGAACACTTTTCGTCCCCGGGCGGCCCTTTCGGCGTTCAACGGGCAGAGCGCCGCGGGCACATGGCGCCTGGAAATTTGCGATCTTTTCCCGACGGCGGACAACGGGACATTCGTGCGGTCGGATCTGTATCTGACTTTGGCTCGCCAGGCCGGGGTCGCACCAGCGCTCACCTGCCCCAACCAGACGATCGTCTTCGATTGGGATGCTGTCACCTGGACGGCGGGCTCGACGAGCAACACCTATGCGCTCGGGACACTCGGAAATATCGGGTTCAACCTGACGACCGACGGAGCCTGGCTCAACAACGCGACATTCGGCGGACAATCGCCAGTGCGGCAAAACGGGTTCACGGGAGGACTATCCCCAAGCCAGTTCTCGCTAGGGCAGGTGGCAGACCAGCCCTCGAGGGCCGGGCGTGCCGTCACCACGATCACCTTGCCTGCAATCATGCGCGGTGCGCAGTTCACGATATTCGATGTCGATAGCAACCCGGGGCAGTTTGCGGATCTGGTGACCGTCGAAGGGCGCTATCAGGGGGCAAATGTCACCCCGACGCTCACGAACGGCAGCGCAAACTACGTGATCGGCAATAGCGCATACGGTGACGGGGCTTCAGACAATGATTCCAGCTTCGGCAATGTCGTGGTCACTTTCAGCCAGCCGATCGATAGGATTATCATTAGCTATGGCAATCATGCCGCGGCTCCGGTCGATCCCGGCCAGCAGGGCATCGCGCTTCACGACATCACTTTCTGCCGACCTGACACAACCATAGCGCTTAGCAAGACGAGCCGCGTGATCGACGACATGATCCCGGTCGGTTCGACAGAATTCAATGTACCCGGCGCTTTGATCGAGTACTGCCTGCTTGCATCGAACACCGGTGATACTGCCGCATCGAATGTCCTGATGACCGACGCGATTCCGCCCGAAACCTCTTTCGTCTCCGGGTCGATCAGGTCCGGGACGGGGTGTGCCAATGCGACCACGGTCGAGGACGACGACGGCGCGGGGGCCGACGAGTCCGATCCACGTGGAGCGCAGTTCGTCTCAGGTGAAGTTCGCGCCACGACCTCCAGCCTGGCAGCGGGAGCATCTGTCGCCTTCACCTTTCAAGTGATTGTCGATTAG